The following coding sequences lie in one Gadus morhua chromosome 20, gadMor3.0, whole genome shotgun sequence genomic window:
- the slc5a3b gene encoding sodium/myo-inositol cotransporter has product MTELPSRQQTKEAHFPVNGSSQLAIGDPFSNTIFFNSVDNQGFSKPPEVMAPGMEAADIVVVGLYFVLVLSIGLIATWKANRSTVSGYFLAGRSMTWVVVGASLFVSNIGSEHFIGLAGSGAASGFAVGAWEFNALLLLQLLGWVFIPVYIHSGVYTMPEYLSKRYGGNRLKVYFATLSVLLYIFTKLSVDLYAGALFIQESLGWNIYLSIILLVSMTALLTITGGLVAVMYTDALQAVLMIGGALTLTILSLIKVGGLDGVRTKYMQAIPNVTAILATGNFSYFPSCRIEPKPNSLRLLRGPLDEDIPWPGFLFGQTPASIWYWCADQVIVQRVLAAKNIAHAKGATLMAGILKVLPMFLIVIPGMISRILFTDEIACIGPEHCLAVCGSKAGCSNIAYPRLVMAVMPVGLRGLMMAVMIAALMSDLDSIFNSASTIFTLDIYQTARKGATQKELLVVGRMFVVFMVAISIAWVPVIIEMQGGQMYLYIQEVAGYLTPPIAALFLLGVFWKRCNERGAFWGGMTGLTLGTFRLVLAFIYREPRCDLPDDRPLFIKHVHYMYIAAGLFWISGFVAVVVSLCTSPPDQEQVRTTTLWGLRRMLKCPRKGLEESHSLTDKQGNGSLHKDLPEDVRNDRCLDEANVKLLVRSTDHDPATPTSETNPIATPTEHIDNRKLDREEDGSQAIRKRSNHRMFLDCFCGYKDGAPNEEKLPKEEERTIEDMLYEPPRIKATLNVGLFCVCSLGVFMFVYFSL; this is encoded by the coding sequence ATGACAGAGCTCCCATCCAGACAGCAAACCAAAGAAGCGCATTTCCCTGTTAACGGATCGTCCCAATTGGCCATCGGTGATCCTTTTTCAAATACCATATTTTTTAACTCTGTTGATAACCAAGGCTTCTCGAAGCCACCTGAGGTCATGGCTCCTGGGATGGAGGCAGCGGACATTGTGGTGGTGGGACTCTATTTTGTCCTGGTGCTTTCCATTGGCTTGATTGCCACATGGAAGGCCAATCGCAGCACTGTGAGTGGATACTTCCTGGCCGGCCGCTCGATGACATGGGTGGTGGTCGGCGCGTCCCTCTTTGTCAGCAACATAGGAAGTGAACACTTCATCGGCCTCGCGGGATCGGGGGCGGCCAGCGGCTTTGCCGTCGGTGCGTGGGAGTTCAACGcactccttctcctgcagctcCTCGGTTGGGTGTTCATCCCCGTGTACATCCACTCTGGTGTCTACACCATGCCCGAGTACCTGTCGAAGCGCTACGGGGGGAACAGGCTGAAGGTTTACTTTGCCACCTTGTCCGTGCTGCTCTACATTTTCACCAAGCTCTCTGTGGACTTGTACGCCGGTGCCCTCTTCATCCAGGAGTCCCTGGGCTGGAACATCTACCTGTCGATCATCCTGCTTGTCAGCATGACGGCCCTGCTTACCATCACCGGGGGGCTGGTGGCCGTCATGTACACCGACGCTCTTCAGGCTGTGCTGATGATCGGGGGGGCCCTCACCCTGACCATCCTCAGCCTGATCAAGGTCGGTGGTTTGGATGGAGTCAGGACAAAGTACATGCAGGCGATTCCCAACGTCACCGCCATTCTCGCGACTGGCAACTTCTCCTACTTCCCCTCCTGTCGCATCGAGCCCAAGCCAAACTCCCTGCGACTCCTTCGGGGCCCTTTGGACGAAGACATTCCCTGGCCAGGCTTCCTCTTCGGGCAAACCCCAGCTTCTATCTGGTACTGGTGTGCGGACCAGGTCATCGTACAGAGGGTTCTCGCCGCAAAGAACATCGCACACGCCAAAGGAGCCACTCTCATGGCCGGGATCCTGAAGGTCCTGCCCATGTTCCTCATTGTCATTCCAGGTATGATTTCCCGCATTCTGTTCACAGATGAGATAGCCTGCATCGGGCCGGAGCACTGCCTGGCTGTGTGTGGTTCTAAGGCCGGCTGCTCCAACATCGCCTACCCGCGCCTGGTCATGGCGGTGATGCCCGTTGGACTCCGAGGACTCATGATGGCTGTCATGATAGCGGCTCTTATGAGTGATCTGGATTCCATTTTCAACAGCGCCAGCACTATCTTCACCCTGGACATTTACCAGACCGCCCGGAAGGGCGCAACCCAGAAAGAGCTGCTGGTGGTCGGCCGGATGTTTGTGGTATTTATGGTGGCCATCAGCATTGCTTGGGTTCCCGTCATTATTGAGATGCAAGGCGGCCAGATGTACCTGTATATCCAGGAGGTGGCCGGCTACCTCACGCCCCCGATTGCGGCCCTCTTTTTGCTGGGCGTGTTCTGGAAACGTTGCAACGAGAGAGGCGCGTTCTGGGGTGGGATGACCGGCCTGACCCTGGGCACCTTCCGCCTGGTGCTTGCCTTCATCTACAGGGAGCCTCGCTGTGACCTGCCAGACGACCGCCCCCTCTTCATCAAACATGTCCACTACATGTACATCGCTGCCGGCCTCTTCTGGATTTCGGGATTTGTGGCCGTGGTGGTCAGTCTCTGCACCAGTCCCCCGGATCAGGAGCAGGTGCGCACCACTACATTGTGGGGCCTGCGACGCATGCTGAAGTGTCCCCGCAAAGGTCTGGAGGAATCCCACAGCCTCACGGACAAGCAGGGCAACGGAAGCCTCCACAAAGATCTGCCGGAGGATGTCCGCAACGACAGGTGCCTGGATGAGGCCAACGTCAAACTCCTGGTGCGGTCCACGGACCACGACCCCGCCACCCCCACCTCGGAGACCAACCCGATCGCCACGCCCACAGAGCACATCGACAACAGGAAGCTGGACAGAGAAGAAGATGGCAGCCAAGCGATTAGGAAGCGAAGCAACCATCGGATGTTCCTGGACTGTTTTTGTGGCTATAAGGACGGAGCGCCGAATGAGGAGAAACTGcccaaggaggaagagaggaccATAGAGGATATGTTGTACGAGCCACCCCGGATTAAGGCGACCCTCAACGTGGGTCTCTTTTGCGTCTGCTCTTTGGGGGTcttcatgtttgtttatttctcaCTATAG